A window of Acidiferrobacterales bacterium contains these coding sequences:
- the ubiB gene encoding 2-polyprenylphenol 6-hydroxylase has product MITVTHLKRLREIIQIIRKYGLDEPLTRHQGIPLLAGVLNIVGGKPAFDDQQPYGARLREALQELGPIFVKFGQIMSTRPDLFPEDVIGDLNVLQDQVSPFSGVLARNIVEQTLNSPIDAVFSSFDEIPIASASVAQAHNAVLRSGEDVVVKVLRPGIRDQVNLDIQVMYSLARLFNLFRPNADNYRPRDLVGYFENVMLNSLDLTVEASNANRFRNRFEDDDFIYVPQVHWKYTRSDVMVLERVGGLSVRDVEELHSAGIDLQLFSENLVRTFFVQAFHDRFFHGDLHPGNMFVSELGQLRMVDFGIMGILSEIDCKYLVENILAILRQDYQRVVDLHIRSGWAPSDISAQDFEICIRSVCEQYVNQPVGEISSGRLMGRLFRVFREFGIVVQPQLLLFQKTYLNLEGLVKTLCPELDIGATARPILEDWARKQTSISNLSEKIRTETPYLLSIAPEIPRLAHMVLSYINENQMRGRAMGSVQGPSGISSELFFTLLGSALLIAAVVDWSNDGFGFLTLILGGAAAICLRTAWPNRRK; this is encoded by the coding sequence ATGATCACAGTCACACATCTTAAACGACTGCGGGAGATCATCCAGATCATTCGAAAGTATGGTCTGGACGAACCGCTCACCCGTCATCAGGGAATTCCATTGCTTGCGGGTGTCTTGAATATCGTCGGTGGCAAGCCGGCTTTTGATGATCAGCAACCCTATGGTGCCAGACTGCGCGAGGCCTTACAGGAACTGGGGCCGATATTTGTCAAGTTCGGCCAGATCATGTCCACCCGTCCCGATCTTTTCCCCGAAGACGTGATCGGAGACCTGAACGTTCTGCAGGACCAGGTCTCGCCATTCAGTGGCGTACTGGCGCGGAATATTGTTGAGCAGACCCTGAATTCTCCGATTGATGCGGTATTCAGTTCGTTTGATGAGATTCCGATCGCTTCGGCTTCGGTCGCGCAGGCTCACAATGCAGTTCTTCGAAGTGGTGAGGATGTTGTGGTGAAAGTACTTCGCCCGGGCATTCGCGATCAGGTCAACCTTGATATTCAGGTCATGTACTCCCTGGCCCGGCTGTTCAATCTGTTTCGACCGAACGCGGACAACTACCGTCCTCGGGACTTGGTGGGATATTTCGAAAACGTCATGTTGAACAGTCTTGATCTCACCGTCGAGGCGTCCAACGCCAATCGCTTTCGCAATCGCTTTGAGGACGATGACTTCATCTATGTTCCCCAGGTGCATTGGAAATACACGCGCTCGGATGTGATGGTGCTGGAGCGGGTTGGTGGATTGTCGGTTCGGGATGTTGAGGAATTGCACAGTGCCGGGATCGATCTGCAGCTGTTTTCGGAGAATCTGGTCAGGACATTTTTCGTCCAGGCATTTCATGATCGATTCTTTCATGGTGATCTTCACCCGGGCAATATGTTCGTGTCCGAGCTCGGCCAGTTACGCATGGTGGATTTTGGAATCATGGGAATCCTGTCGGAAATTGACTGCAAGTACCTGGTTGAGAACATACTGGCTATTCTTCGACAGGATTATCAGCGGGTGGTGGACCTGCATATCCGCTCCGGCTGGGCACCATCGGATATTTCAGCACAGGATTTTGAGATCTGTATCCGGTCAGTTTGCGAGCAATATGTGAACCAACCGGTTGGTGAGATTTCGTCGGGTCGGCTGATGGGTCGGCTGTTCCGGGTATTCCGGGAGTTCGGAATCGTTGTCCAGCCTCAACTGCTGCTGTTTCAGAAGACGTATCTCAATCTTGAGGGATTGGTGAAGACATTGTGCCCGGAGCTGGACATTGGTGCGACCGCGCGGCCGATCCTCGAAGACTGGGCCCGCAAACAGACGAGTATCTCGAATCTGAGCGAGAAGATCAGAACCGAGACACCCTATTTGCTGTCGATCGCGCCTGAGATTCCGCGCCTTGCCCACATGGTGCTTTCGTATATCAATGAAAACCAGATGCGGGGGCGGGCAATGGGTTCGGTTCAGGGACCGAGTGGAATCAGCAGCGAACTTTTCTTTACCTTACTCGGCAGCGCCTTGCTGATTGCGGCAGTGGTTGATTGGAGCAACGATGGATTCGGATTCCTGACGCTGATCCTGGGCGGCGCGGCTGCAATCTGTTTGCGTACCGCATGGCCGAACAGGCGCAAGTGA
- a CDS encoding heavy metal translocating P-type ATPase, producing MKVDTTRDPVCGMSVDPESSSHSFEHEGHVYWFCCNGCLTKFSSNPSKYLDRDRLGKGVGAEHDNTAPGTKFTCPMHPEVVQVGPGDCPSCGMSLEPMDVPLVDDGPNPELVDFTTRLRVGLLFVVPVIVIAMGPHLGIPVHDFISVQTSNWLQMILSTPVVLFCGMPFFKRGWASIVNRSLNMFTLISLGTAVAYIASVCFVLFPTVFSPLVGAETLQLGVYFEVASAIIVLVLIGQILELKGREKTAGAIRALMRLMPPTASRLKENGETEEVELDTVMVDDLLQIRPGDSIPLDGVIHSGFSGIDESLITGESIPVEKAVGDAVRAGTLNGTGSFVMKVARSRSDSTLSQIVQMVGKAQRSQAPIQRLADTVAGWFVPIVIAIALISFAVWNLIGPEPKFTFALIAFVSVMIIACPCALGLATPMSVMVAVGQAVRHGVLVKEAEALEILPKIQTLVVDKTGTLTEGRPVVNQVRTLDGLDVDVLSCVAALARSSEHPLSEAIVRCAEERGIKPRVVVDFEATPGMGIEGTVDDHRILIGNLRFLQDRGIKNEDPGIHKEASASANTVVHLAVNNTCAGVLEVSDPVKPTSAAAVQALQSSGIEVIMATGDSQATAKAVAAQCGIDTVHAELLPENKLGLVKKLQRDGAKIAMAGDGINDAPALAQADVGIAMGGGADVSLECAGITIPNGDLQCIVRAHSLARKTMANIRQNLFFAFAYNVVSVPVAAGVFFPFFGWLLSPVIAAAAMSLSSVSVIANALRLRNRNP from the coding sequence GTGAAAGTTGACACTACAAGGGATCCGGTTTGTGGCATGTCGGTCGATCCGGAGAGTTCCAGTCACAGCTTTGAGCATGAAGGCCACGTCTACTGGTTTTGCTGTAACGGCTGTCTGACGAAATTCTCCTCAAATCCGTCCAAGTATCTGGATCGAGACCGTCTCGGCAAGGGGGTCGGAGCCGAGCATGACAACACTGCGCCGGGTACAAAGTTCACATGTCCCATGCACCCCGAAGTCGTTCAGGTCGGCCCCGGCGACTGCCCGAGTTGCGGCATGTCACTCGAGCCTATGGATGTACCCCTGGTCGACGACGGCCCGAATCCCGAGCTTGTAGACTTCACCACAAGACTCCGGGTAGGCTTGTTGTTCGTCGTGCCGGTAATCGTCATTGCCATGGGCCCGCACCTCGGCATACCAGTTCACGACTTCATCTCGGTCCAGACATCAAACTGGCTTCAAATGATCTTATCGACGCCTGTTGTTCTTTTTTGCGGGATGCCTTTTTTCAAGCGCGGCTGGGCTTCGATCGTCAACCGTTCACTGAATATGTTCACCCTGATCTCTTTGGGTACGGCAGTCGCCTACATCGCAAGCGTCTGCTTTGTGCTTTTTCCCACCGTGTTCTCGCCGTTGGTCGGTGCGGAAACATTGCAATTGGGCGTGTATTTCGAGGTCGCTTCGGCGATTATCGTGCTCGTGCTGATCGGTCAGATCCTGGAATTGAAAGGACGCGAGAAAACCGCTGGGGCGATCAGGGCATTGATGCGTCTGATGCCGCCCACGGCCAGCAGGCTGAAGGAGAATGGTGAAACCGAAGAGGTCGAACTTGACACGGTCATGGTTGACGACCTTCTGCAGATTCGCCCGGGTGACAGCATTCCGCTCGATGGTGTCATACACAGCGGATTCTCAGGCATCGACGAGTCATTAATCACCGGCGAGTCGATTCCTGTAGAGAAAGCAGTCGGCGATGCGGTTCGTGCCGGGACGCTCAACGGTACCGGTTCGTTTGTGATGAAGGTGGCACGGTCCCGCAGCGACAGTACGCTGTCACAGATCGTGCAAATGGTTGGCAAGGCCCAAAGAAGTCAGGCACCGATCCAAAGGCTGGCTGATACCGTAGCCGGCTGGTTTGTTCCCATTGTGATCGCGATTGCCTTGATCTCATTTGCGGTTTGGAACCTGATCGGACCGGAGCCAAAATTCACATTCGCCCTGATCGCTTTCGTCTCGGTCATGATTATTGCATGTCCCTGCGCGCTTGGACTGGCGACACCGATGTCGGTCATGGTGGCGGTGGGACAGGCGGTCAGGCATGGTGTTCTTGTCAAGGAGGCCGAAGCGCTGGAAATTCTGCCGAAAATACAGACCCTGGTCGTCGACAAGACCGGGACGCTGACAGAAGGGAGGCCTGTTGTAAACCAGGTCAGGACATTGGATGGACTTGATGTGGATGTGCTGTCTTGCGTCGCGGCGCTGGCCCGGTCAAGCGAGCATCCGTTGTCGGAAGCAATTGTCAGATGTGCTGAGGAAAGAGGCATCAAGCCCCGGGTGGTGGTTGATTTTGAGGCGACACCCGGGATGGGAATCGAGGGCACTGTGGACGATCATCGGATCCTGATCGGAAACCTGCGTTTTCTTCAGGACCGCGGCATCAAAAACGAGGACCCGGGGATTCATAAAGAAGCCTCGGCCAGTGCAAATACGGTAGTCCATCTTGCCGTCAACAACACCTGCGCGGGCGTGCTCGAAGTTTCCGATCCTGTGAAACCTACCAGCGCGGCCGCGGTGCAGGCACTTCAATCCAGCGGCATCGAAGTCATCATGGCAACCGGCGACAGTCAGGCGACTGCGAAGGCGGTAGCCGCACAGTGTGGAATCGATACCGTACACGCTGAACTTCTGCCGGAAAATAAACTCGGGCTGGTCAAGAAGCTGCAACGCGATGGCGCCAAGATTGCGATGGCTGGTGATGGAATCAACGATGCCCCTGCACTGGCACAGGCGGATGTCGGTATCGCAATGGGTGGCGGTGCAGATGTGTCACTGGAATGTGCCGGCATCACCATCCCCAACGGCGACCTGCAGTGCATCGTCCGGGCGCATTCGCTGGCGCGCAAGACAATGGCCAATATCAGACAAAACCTTTTCTTTGCCTTTGCCTATAACGTTGTCAGCGTTCCCGTTGCCGCCGGGGTATTCTTTCCGTTTTTCGGATGGCTGCTCTCGCCGGTCATTGCCGCCGCGGCAATGAGCCTGTCGTCAGTTTCGGTGATCGCCAACGCACTCAGGCTGCGCAACCGCAATCCATAG
- a CDS encoding Rrf2 family transcriptional regulator — protein MKLTTKGRYAVTAMMDLALHQPDQDRVSLKSIAEHQEISIAYLEQLFAGLKAKGLVSGVRGPGGGYRLTKPADEISIYEIISAVDESVDVTRCHGREDCQDGEICLTHELWTELSSQISGFLDQLKLGEIIQSQRVREVSRRQSARCESLRHTQQVVFN, from the coding sequence ATGAAACTGACCACCAAAGGCCGCTACGCGGTGACCGCCATGATGGATCTGGCGTTACACCAGCCCGACCAGGACAGGGTATCGCTTAAGAGTATTGCTGAACACCAGGAAATTTCGATTGCATATCTCGAACAGTTGTTCGCGGGACTGAAAGCCAAGGGTCTTGTGAGTGGCGTACGGGGTCCCGGAGGCGGTTATCGGTTGACGAAACCGGCAGATGAGATTTCAATCTATGAGATAATCAGCGCCGTTGACGAATCGGTTGATGTAACCCGCTGTCACGGGCGGGAGGATTGCCAGGATGGAGAGATCTGTCTGACGCACGAGTTGTGGACTGAACTCAGTTCCCAGATTTCCGGCTTTCTTGATCAGCTGAAACTCGGCGAGATCATTCAGTCACAACGCGTTCGCGAAGTCTCAAGGCGACAATCGGCGCGATGCGAGTCGCTGCGGCACACCCAGCAAGTCGTCTTCAATTGA
- the sufB gene encoding Fe-S cluster assembly protein SufB: MNESTAADISGFVKREYKEGFVTEIESDTFAPGLDEDVVKALSAKKNEPDFMLEWRLKAYARWKKMTEPVWAHVNYTPIDYQSISYYSAPKTDADRPKSLDEVDPKLLETYEKLGIPLSEQKMLAGVAVDAVFDSVSVATTFKKTLADAGVIFCSFSEAVQEHPDIVQKYLGSIVPSGDNYFAALNSAVFSDGSFVYVPKGVRCPMELSTYFRINAMNTGQFERTLIIADEGSHVSYLEGCTAPMRDENQLHAAVVELIALKDAEIKYSTVQNWYPGDEEGRGGIYNFVTKRGACRGENAKISWTQVETGSAITWKYPSVMLEADNSVGEFYSVALTNNCQQADTGTKMVHIGRNTSSTIISKGVSAGRGQNSYRGLVRMLKGAENARNYSQCDSLLMGDRCGAHTFPYIEVKNPTAKVEHEATTSRISEDQMFYCRQRGLSEEDSVSMIVNGFCKEVFKELPMEFAVEAQKLLGISLEGAVG; this comes from the coding sequence GTGAACGAATCTACTGCGGCCGATATCAGCGGTTTTGTCAAGCGGGAATATAAGGAAGGCTTCGTAACCGAAATTGAGTCGGATACGTTTGCACCAGGCCTCGACGAAGATGTCGTCAAGGCGCTGTCTGCCAAGAAAAATGAGCCTGATTTCATGCTCGAGTGGCGTCTGAAGGCGTATGCGAGATGGAAGAAAATGACCGAGCCGGTCTGGGCTCATGTCAACTACACTCCGATTGACTATCAGTCCATCAGTTATTACTCCGCGCCCAAGACCGATGCTGACCGACCCAAGAGTCTGGATGAGGTTGATCCGAAACTTCTCGAAACCTATGAGAAACTGGGCATCCCCCTGTCTGAACAGAAAATGCTCGCCGGTGTCGCGGTGGATGCTGTATTCGACAGTGTCTCAGTCGCTACGACCTTCAAGAAGACCCTGGCCGATGCAGGTGTGATTTTCTGTTCGTTTTCCGAGGCGGTCCAGGAACATCCGGACATTGTGCAAAAATATCTGGGATCAATCGTGCCATCCGGCGACAACTACTTTGCTGCCCTGAACTCGGCGGTATTCAGTGATGGATCTTTTGTCTATGTGCCGAAAGGTGTCCGCTGTCCGATGGAGTTGTCGACATACTTCCGAATCAACGCGATGAACACCGGACAATTCGAACGAACCCTGATTATTGCTGATGAGGGAAGTCATGTCAGTTATCTTGAGGGATGTACAGCTCCGATGCGGGATGAGAATCAGCTGCATGCCGCAGTGGTGGAACTGATCGCACTGAAGGATGCGGAAATCAAATACTCTACAGTACAGAACTGGTATCCGGGCGATGAGGAAGGTCGCGGCGGCATCTATAACTTCGTGACCAAGCGCGGTGCGTGCCGCGGCGAGAATGCAAAAATCTCGTGGACACAGGTGGAGACGGGATCGGCCATTACCTGGAAATACCCCAGTGTCATGCTTGAGGCTGACAATTCGGTCGGTGAGTTCTATTCGGTGGCTCTGACGAACAATTGCCAGCAGGCTGATACCGGGACAAAAATGGTCCATATCGGACGGAATACGTCCAGCACCATCATCTCCAAAGGCGTATCTGCAGGCCGCGGGCAAAATTCGTATCGCGGGCTGGTACGCATGTTGAAAGGCGCTGAGAATGCCCGCAACTATTCGCAGTGCGATTCGTTGCTGATGGGTGACCGGTGCGGAGCGCATACATTTCCATATATCGAGGTCAAGAATCCGACAGCAAAGGTCGAACATGAGGCGACCACCTCGCGAATCAGTGAGGATCAGATGTTTTACTGCCGCCAGCGCGGGTTGTCGGAAGAGGACTCGGTATCCATGATCGTGAACGGATTCTGCAAGGAGGTATTCAAGGAACTTCCGATGGAGTTTGCGGTCGAGGCGCAGAAACTGCTTGGCATCAGTCTCGAAGGCGCAGTCGGCTGA
- the sufC gene encoding Fe-S cluster assembly ATPase SufC gives MLSIVDLNVQIEEKNILDGINLDVAAGEVHAVMGPNGSGKSTLANVITGKVEDVERGSVTFNGVNLLELDPEERAREGIFLAFQHPIEIPGVNNIYLIKAAVNAMRKHRGESELDAIDFLKVVREKMKLLEINESFLYRSVNEGFSGGEKKRNEILQMMMLEPKLAVMDETDSGLDIDALKIVSKGVNSLADAGRSCIIITHFPRILEYIVPDHVHVLVGGRIVRSGDRNLAHELEQFGYTWVVEETAAEVA, from the coding sequence ATGCTCTCAATTGTTGATCTGAACGTTCAGATTGAAGAAAAGAATATTCTTGATGGAATCAATCTTGATGTCGCCGCCGGCGAGGTGCACGCTGTGATGGGCCCCAATGGGTCTGGAAAGAGCACTTTGGCCAACGTGATTACCGGCAAGGTTGAAGATGTGGAGCGGGGCAGCGTCACGTTCAACGGCGTGAACCTGTTGGAGCTCGACCCGGAAGAGCGTGCCCGCGAGGGGATTTTTCTTGCATTCCAGCATCCAATTGAGATTCCAGGGGTCAACAACATCTACCTGATCAAGGCAGCGGTCAACGCGATGCGCAAACATCGGGGAGAATCGGAGCTGGACGCGATCGATTTTCTCAAGGTTGTCCGTGAGAAAATGAAGTTGCTTGAGATCAATGAATCATTTCTGTATCGGTCCGTGAACGAGGGGTTCTCCGGGGGCGAGAAGAAACGAAATGAGATACTTCAGATGATGATGCTCGAGCCAAAGTTGGCGGTGATGGACGAAACCGATTCGGGACTTGATATCGATGCCCTGAAGATTGTTTCGAAAGGAGTCAACTCGCTTGCTGATGCAGGTCGGTCATGCATCATAATCACTCACTTTCCCAGGATTCTCGAGTACATCGTTCCGGATCACGTGCATGTTCTGGTCGGCGGTCGTATTGTGCGTTCCGGCGACAGGAACCTGGCTCACGAACTGGAACAGTTCGGTTACACCTGGGTGGTCGAGGAGACCGCGGCTGAAGTCGCATGA
- the sufD gene encoding Fe-S cluster assembly protein SufD produces the protein MKISPLANHFAEQGRRLAHKLPGSSVDSVAQLRKSALARFELTGLPRITDEQWRYTNIRLLEKHLFELSQCSQSSPGDVDINRWRLPEADTYRAVFLNGWFSAELSDLVNLPDSVSVLSLAQILDSSTDADSHCFKFALQELQTMSANAEHGFAALGAGLSADGAVVRVDSDASLDKPLELLFLSQDDADSRFCNVNSFIHAGRGARLQLIERYLSLGDTTHLTNSSVTFNLEGDAQVDHYRIQNESESAFHIGSAKTRQKDSSRYRIFSISLGARLNRHEVTQSLDGEHAHCELKGLYIGKGNQHIDNYTTIAHECADATSEEFYKGVLDDHARSVFHGRIKVAPGAQHTDAQQQNRNLLLSRNAEADTKPQLEIYADDVKCSHGATIGQLDENAVFYLRSRGLTQQQARTMLTDAFAAEIVREIELDPVLTEVSNLVQQKLSSDHPVQEAA, from the coding sequence ATGAAAATCAGCCCGCTCGCCAACCATTTCGCTGAGCAGGGTCGGCGTCTTGCTCACAAATTACCCGGATCGTCAGTTGATTCGGTCGCCCAGCTGCGCAAGAGCGCGCTTGCCCGCTTCGAACTGACAGGGCTGCCGAGAATTACCGATGAACAGTGGCGATACACCAATATCCGCCTGCTGGAAAAACATCTGTTCGAACTGTCTCAATGTTCGCAGTCCAGTCCAGGCGATGTGGATATCAATCGATGGCGATTACCCGAAGCCGACACCTATCGGGCTGTTTTCCTGAACGGCTGGTTCAGTGCTGAGCTGTCCGATCTTGTGAATCTGCCGGATTCGGTCAGTGTCTTGAGCCTCGCTCAGATTCTGGATTCTTCAACCGATGCGGATTCTCATTGTTTCAAGTTCGCATTGCAGGAGTTGCAAACGATGTCAGCCAATGCGGAGCATGGTTTTGCCGCGTTGGGTGCGGGGTTGTCCGCGGATGGAGCGGTTGTTCGAGTCGATTCGGACGCTTCATTGGACAAACCACTGGAACTATTGTTTCTCAGTCAGGATGATGCCGATTCCCGATTCTGTAACGTCAACAGTTTCATTCACGCAGGCCGGGGTGCAAGACTCCAGTTGATCGAGCGGTATCTGTCGCTGGGCGACACGACCCACCTGACCAATTCCTCGGTTACGTTCAATCTGGAAGGAGACGCTCAGGTTGACCACTATCGGATCCAGAACGAGAGCGAGTCTGCATTCCACATCGGATCGGCGAAAACCCGTCAAAAGGACAGCAGCAGGTATCGGATTTTCTCGATCTCGCTCGGCGCCCGGCTCAATCGTCACGAAGTGACCCAGTCGCTGGACGGGGAACACGCTCACTGCGAACTGAAAGGGCTTTATATCGGCAAAGGCAACCAGCATATAGACAACTACACGACAATTGCACACGAATGCGCGGATGCGACCAGCGAAGAGTTCTATAAGGGCGTACTGGACGATCATGCCCGTTCCGTATTCCATGGACGCATTAAGGTTGCGCCCGGTGCACAGCATACCGACGCACAACAACAGAACAGAAATCTTCTGTTGTCGCGCAATGCTGAAGCCGATACCAAACCGCAACTTGAGATTTACGCCGATGATGTCAAATGCTCACATGGTGCGACAATCGGTCAGTTGGATGAGAATGCGGTCTTTTATCTGCGCTCGCGCGGTCTGACACAACAGCAGGCGAGAACAATGCTGACAGATGCCTTTGCGGCAGAAATCGTGCGAGAAATCGAACTTGACCCGGTACTGACGGAGGTGTCCAATCTGGTTCAGCAAAAGCTCAGCTCCGACCATCCAGTGCAGGAGGCAGCATGA
- a CDS encoding SufS family cysteine desulfurase, producing the protein MTQSTLTADRERTANGTIDPHAIREQFPILSEIVYGKNLVYLDNAASSQKPLAVTDALNRYYASQHANVHRGVHALSDRATEAYETARSLACQFVNAEHAKEIIFVRGTTEGLNLVASSYGRQTLRPGDEILVSEMEHHSNIVPWQIIAEQTGSRVRMIPMDDSGQIIQQEYLALLNENTAIVAITYVANSLGTVNPIKQMTQSAHEFGAVVVVDAAQAAPHIEIDVRELGCDFLTLSGHKMYGPTGIGILYGREELLEAMPPYQGGGEMIKRVTFAGSEYADIPHKFEAGTPNIADSVGFGAAVKFMWSIGFDAIASHENQLLEYCHERAGQHSDIRIFGQAPHKSGVFAFEMDGIHAHDVGTIVDRDGVAIRVGHHCAMPVMRHFNVSATARASFAVYNSIDDIDLLFDALDKARELFRG; encoded by the coding sequence ATGACGCAATCGACACTTACAGCTGATCGGGAACGCACAGCAAACGGCACCATTGATCCACACGCGATCCGCGAGCAGTTTCCGATCCTGAGCGAGATCGTCTACGGAAAAAATCTGGTCTATCTGGACAATGCCGCCAGTTCGCAAAAGCCCCTGGCAGTCACTGATGCACTGAATAGATACTATGCGTCGCAACATGCCAATGTCCATCGCGGGGTACATGCGTTGAGCGACCGTGCAACCGAGGCCTATGAAACCGCTCGCAGCCTTGCATGCCAGTTCGTAAACGCAGAGCATGCGAAGGAGATTATCTTTGTCAGAGGGACAACCGAGGGGTTGAATCTGGTTGCTTCCTCCTATGGCCGACAAACGCTCAGACCCGGGGATGAGATCCTGGTCAGCGAAATGGAGCATCACTCGAATATTGTGCCATGGCAGATTATCGCTGAACAGACTGGAAGCCGGGTGCGGATGATTCCGATGGACGACAGCGGGCAGATCATTCAGCAGGAGTATCTCGCCCTACTGAACGAGAATACCGCGATTGTCGCGATCACCTACGTTGCCAACTCTCTCGGAACCGTCAATCCAATCAAGCAGATGACACAGAGCGCTCACGAATTCGGTGCGGTTGTGGTTGTCGACGCCGCACAAGCGGCGCCGCATATTGAAATTGACGTCAGGGAACTGGGATGCGATTTTCTGACTTTATCGGGTCACAAGATGTACGGACCCACAGGAATCGGGATCCTCTATGGACGCGAGGAACTGCTTGAGGCGATGCCGCCCTATCAGGGTGGTGGCGAAATGATCAAGCGTGTGACATTTGCCGGTTCGGAATATGCCGACATTCCACATAAATTTGAAGCTGGAACACCGAATATTGCAGACAGTGTCGGATTTGGTGCGGCCGTGAAGTTTATGTGGAGTATCGGGTTTGATGCAATCGCGTCCCATGAGAACCAGTTGCTTGAATACTGTCACGAGCGTGCCGGGCAACACAGTGATATCCGGATATTCGGCCAGGCACCGCATAAATCCGGAGTATTCGCATTCGAGATGGATGGTATTCATGCGCACGACGTGGGAACCATCGTGGATCGTGATGGCGTTGCAATCCGAGTGGGACATCATTGTGCCATGCCGGTCATGAGGCATTTCAATGTCTCGGCAACCGCCAGGGCATCTTTTGCGGTCTACAATTCAATTGATGATATTGACCTTCTGTTTGACGCTCTGGATAAGGCGAGGGAACTGTTCAGGGGATGA
- a CDS encoding SUF system NifU family Fe-S cluster assembly protein, producing MDDLKALYQEVIIDHSRNPRNFGCLESANCSAEGVNPLCGDELTLQCLLDADDVIQEIRFVGHGCAISVASASIMTEMMLGMSKTEAEQLFERFHARVTGCADGDSVDIGKLEVLSGVREFPTRVKCATLAWHTAIAAINRTDEQVTTE from the coding sequence ATGGACGATCTGAAAGCGCTTTACCAGGAAGTGATCATCGATCACAGCAGGAATCCTCGCAATTTCGGTTGCTTGGAGTCAGCGAATTGCTCAGCCGAAGGTGTCAATCCGCTTTGCGGGGATGAACTCACCTTGCAATGCCTGCTTGATGCGGATGATGTTATCCAGGAAATTCGATTCGTTGGCCACGGCTGTGCGATATCGGTTGCCTCGGCTTCGATCATGACCGAGATGATGCTCGGCATGTCAAAAACTGAAGCAGAGCAGCTCTTTGAAAGGTTTCATGCCAGGGTGACAGGTTGTGCCGATGGCGATTCGGTGGATATCGGGAAATTGGAGGTTCTGAGCGGTGTTCGTGAGTTTCCGACCCGCGTCAAATGTGCGACACTGGCGTGGCACACAGCAATCGCAGCAATCAACAGGACTGATGAACAGGTTACAACTGAGTAG